Proteins co-encoded in one Timaviella obliquedivisa GSE-PSE-MK23-08B genomic window:
- a CDS encoding undecaprenyl-diphosphate phosphatase codes for MEFFQRLFQAVVLGIVQGITEFLPISSTAHLLIFTKALGWTDVGQKYFVDAIQFGSVIAVVLYFWVDIRQILPGGLAAARQKDWNREEWKLLVGIAVGTLPALIMGLVVKKLLPEDALENVLLIAIASIVMALLLGLAEQVGSRKRGFDSLQIQDGILVGFGQMLAIVPGVSRSGSTLTTALFLGLERQTAARFSFLLGIPTLTIATLYQSVEAFSNVDTSIALIVGIVSTFIFSYLSIAFLLRFLQRNSNWVFVWYRLAFGVSLLVTIANGALT; via the coding sequence GTGGAATTTTTTCAACGCTTGTTTCAGGCAGTGGTTTTAGGAATTGTGCAAGGCATTACAGAGTTCCTGCCTATTAGCAGCACTGCCCATCTTTTGATATTTACCAAAGCACTGGGTTGGACAGATGTAGGACAAAAGTATTTTGTAGACGCAATTCAGTTTGGAAGTGTGATTGCTGTCGTACTGTACTTCTGGGTTGACATCCGTCAAATTTTGCCAGGGGGATTGGCGGCGGCTCGCCAAAAAGACTGGAACCGGGAAGAGTGGAAGCTTCTAGTCGGGATTGCGGTGGGCACACTGCCTGCATTAATCATGGGGTTAGTGGTCAAAAAACTATTGCCGGAAGATGCTCTAGAAAATGTCTTGCTGATTGCGATCGCCTCTATTGTCATGGCGTTGCTTTTGGGCTTGGCGGAGCAGGTGGGCAGCCGGAAACGTGGGTTTGATTCGCTACAAATTCAGGATGGAATTCTGGTGGGGTTTGGGCAGATGTTGGCGATCGTTCCAGGGGTCTCTCGCTCGGGTTCTACTTTAACCACTGCTTTATTTTTGGGCTTAGAGCGCCAGACCGCTGCTCGGTTTTCTTTTTTGTTAGGAATCCCGACCCTGACGATCGCCACTCTCTACCAATCTGTTGAAGCCTTTAGCAATGTTGATACCTCTATTGCTCTGATAGTGGGGATTGTCTCAACGTTCATTTTCTCCTACCTGTCAATCGCCTTCCTACTAAGGTTTTTACAGCGCAATAGTAATTGGGTGTTTGTGTGGTATCGACTAGCCTTTGGGGTATCGCTGTTGGTGACGATCGCCAATGGAGCGCTGACATAG
- a CDS encoding S-layer homology domain-containing protein, translating into MSEQPDQASTQPSRKKPLGFDEMIAILVAFGAIGSILFWGLTRQPEELALIGESLNPTVASPAEGLLSPQGSAFTIVSPTVQAPIPVAKPSAVAQGNVPATVQSNASVQPNVSGTVSPTQPNRVNNGNFIGAVLPAVVPAAGVVASGAAPASPAPTASPATPIAAVTSFPDVPPDYWARPFIEGLAKRGIAVGSPDGTFRPEQSVTRAEYAVLVQKAFDQPESQGAIAFTDIPANFWATPAIDGAVKQGFLKGYPDGGFQPNKEVSRLQVLLSLVNGLGLPRPEQPEVVLTLFQDRAQIPEWAVPAAGTAAESNIVVNYPALDQLKPDQPTTRAEVAALIYQALVASGKAESISSEYIVNP; encoded by the coding sequence ATGTCAGAACAACCTGATCAAGCTTCTACTCAGCCCTCGCGTAAAAAGCCCCTTGGTTTTGACGAAATGATTGCCATCTTGGTCGCATTTGGGGCGATCGGCTCTATCCTCTTCTGGGGGTTGACTCGTCAACCTGAAGAGTTGGCGCTGATAGGAGAATCATTAAATCCCACGGTTGCCTCACCTGCTGAAGGGTTACTATCGCCTCAAGGATCTGCTTTTACAATAGTTTCGCCCACGGTTCAAGCACCTATTCCAGTTGCTAAACCCTCTGCTGTTGCTCAAGGAAATGTTCCAGCAACCGTCCAATCAAATGCCTCAGTCCAGCCAAATGTTTCAGGCACTGTGTCGCCAACGCAACCCAATCGCGTTAACAATGGCAACTTTATTGGCGCTGTTCTCCCTGCCGTTGTACCTGCTGCTGGTGTTGTTGCATCGGGTGCTGCGCCTGCATCTCCAGCGCCTACTGCTAGCCCTGCCACCCCGATCGCGGCGGTTACCAGTTTTCCAGATGTACCCCCTGACTATTGGGCACGTCCATTTATAGAAGGGTTGGCAAAACGCGGAATTGCTGTGGGTTCTCCTGATGGCACCTTTCGTCCGGAACAGTCAGTGACTCGCGCCGAGTACGCAGTTTTAGTGCAAAAAGCGTTTGACCAACCAGAGAGTCAGGGCGCGATCGCCTTTACCGACATACCCGCGAACTTTTGGGCAACTCCAGCTATTGATGGGGCAGTGAAACAGGGCTTTTTGAAAGGCTATCCCGATGGTGGCTTTCAACCCAACAAAGAGGTTTCTCGGCTTCAAGTTTTGCTTTCGTTGGTCAATGGTCTAGGATTGCCTCGTCCCGAGCAGCCGGAAGTTGTTTTGACGTTGTTTCAAGATAGGGCTCAGATTCCAGAATGGGCAGTCCCAGCAGCCGGAACTGCGGCTGAGTCAAATATTGTAGTCAATTATCCTGCCTTAGATCAGCTTAAGCCTGATCAACCCACGACTCGGGCTGAGGTAGCAGCTTTAATTTACCAGGCGCTTGTAGCATCTGGGAAAGCAGAGAGTATTTCATCTGAGTACATTGTGAACCCGTAG